In one window of Meiothermus sp. DNA:
- the pdxT gene encoding pyridoxal 5'-phosphate synthase glutaminase subunit PdxT: MAIQGDFREHKQMLKELGVEAVEVRLPRDLEGLAGLIVPGGESTTIGMLAREYGLEGAVRERVQEGSLAVWGTCAGAIWLAREIPEFPDQPRLGILNIAVQRNAYGRQVDSFEEDLEILGLDRPFHAFFIRAPRILKVGDDVRVLAKHQNEAVLVQSGKLLAGTFHPELSEDTRVHQLFLQLSLNVLVAK, translated from the coding sequence ATGGCGATTCAAGGTGATTTTCGTGAACACAAACAGATGCTGAAAGAACTGGGGGTCGAGGCGGTTGAGGTGCGACTTCCCAGGGACCTGGAAGGCCTGGCCGGCTTAATTGTGCCTGGGGGGGAGTCCACCACAATCGGTATGCTGGCGCGGGAGTATGGCCTCGAGGGCGCGGTGCGAGAGCGTGTCCAGGAGGGTTCGCTCGCGGTCTGGGGAACCTGCGCGGGCGCCATCTGGTTAGCCAGGGAGATACCGGAGTTTCCCGATCAGCCCCGTCTGGGTATCCTGAACATCGCCGTGCAGCGCAATGCCTATGGGCGTCAGGTCGATAGCTTTGAGGAAGACTTAGAGATTCTGGGTCTTGACCGGCCCTTTCATGCTTTTTTTATTCGGGCGCCGCGCATCCTAAAAGTTGGCGATGATGTGAGGGTGCTGGCCAAACATCAGAATGAAGCTGTACTGGTGCAGTCCGGTAAGTTACTGGCCGGTACATTTCATCCCGAGCTGAGCGAAGATACTCGAGTCCATCAGCTTTTCCTGCAGCTATCTTTAAATGTACTGGTAGCCAAATAG
- the pdxS gene encoding pyridoxal 5'-phosphate synthase lyase subunit PdxS, translated as MEKGTLRVKTGFAEMFKGGVIMDVVNAQQAEIAQEAGAVAVMALERVPADIRAQGGVARMSDPKLIKEIIGAVSIPVMAKCRIGHTVEAQILQALGVDFIDESEVLTPADESFHIDKHAFQVPFVCGATDIGEALRRIGEGAAMIRTKGEAGTGNVVEAVRHARSVMGAIRQIQALPREELMTYAKNHGAPYELVLWVHENGKLPVVNFAAGGVATPADAALMMQLGMDGVFVGSGIFKSGDPRKRAKAIVRAVTHYNNPEVLAEVSEDLGEAMVGINLDFLSEEEKLAKRGW; from the coding sequence ATGGAAAAAGGAACTTTGCGGGTCAAAACCGGATTCGCTGAAATGTTCAAGGGCGGCGTGATCATGGATGTGGTCAATGCCCAGCAAGCCGAAATTGCCCAGGAGGCTGGAGCGGTAGCCGTTATGGCTCTCGAGCGCGTGCCGGCCGACATACGCGCGCAGGGGGGCGTGGCCCGCATGTCCGATCCCAAGCTGATCAAGGAGATCATCGGAGCGGTCTCGATTCCGGTGATGGCCAAGTGCCGTATTGGGCACACCGTGGAAGCCCAGATTCTCCAGGCACTCGGGGTAGACTTCATCGACGAGTCCGAGGTACTGACCCCGGCAGACGAGTCGTTCCACATCGACAAACACGCCTTCCAGGTGCCTTTTGTATGCGGCGCCACCGATATTGGCGAGGCCCTGCGGCGGATTGGGGAAGGGGCGGCTATGATTCGCACCAAGGGCGAGGCTGGCACCGGCAATGTGGTGGAGGCTGTCCGACATGCCCGTAGCGTGATGGGGGCAATCCGGCAGATTCAGGCCCTGCCCCGCGAAGAGCTCATGACCTATGCCAAAAACCACGGCGCCCCCTACGAGCTGGTGCTCTGGGTTCACGAAAACGGCAAGCTGCCGGTGGTGAACTTTGCGGCGGGCGGTGTGGCCACTCCAGCCGACGCCGCTTTGATGATGCAACTGGGCATGGACGGGGTGTTTGTGGGCTCGGGTATTTTCAAGTCGGGTGACCCCCGCAAGCGGGCCAAGGCCATTGTGCGGGCGGTGACGCACTACAACAACCCCGAAGTCCTGGCCGAGGTATCTGAAGATCTGGGTGAGGCGATGGTGGGCATCAACCTGGATTTCCTGTCTGAAGAAGAAAAACTGGCCAAGCGCGGCTGGTAG
- a CDS encoding peptidoglycan DD-metalloendopeptidase family protein, whose protein sequence is MAITELLSSVLATGVLGLPIGLAKASLPGTEIAVDSPARKGWVLYTVQPGDTLSQIARRYRVDARAIMYSSGLEGVALRPGQVLRIPLVEEASDESRLPPGVRTYIVRRGDTVQSVANRFDLTVLGLVSANPGLPSLDRLEVGSTLYIPTGEPGLLVRLKPGETIQDLASRFGLSVAQVAKANALNSPTDVQAGDLVLLPGIQAKTTYDRLLQIREAERKAREEEERRLAEERRQREEARRKQQQEQRRLEQQARARQQQVQSQPRLRRANAVVAAAGYRWPMTNFTITTYYGRRGVFQRFHTGIDLAAPTGTPIYAARAGQVDTAGWSRFGYGLHVILDHGGAQETLYGHMSRIAVRPGQWVARGDLIGYVGSTGWSTGPHLHFEVRVGGAARNPMAYLP, encoded by the coding sequence TTGGCCATAACCGAACTCTTGAGCAGTGTGCTGGCGACAGGTGTACTCGGTTTACCGATAGGCCTAGCCAAGGCCAGCCTGCCAGGAACCGAAATTGCAGTAGACTCACCCGCCCGCAAGGGTTGGGTTCTGTACACCGTTCAGCCCGGCGATACCCTGAGCCAGATTGCGCGTCGATACCGGGTAGACGCCAGAGCCATCATGTATAGCAGCGGCCTGGAGGGTGTTGCCTTGCGTCCCGGACAGGTGCTGCGCATCCCCCTGGTCGAAGAGGCCAGCGATGAAAGTCGCTTGCCGCCGGGTGTTCGCACCTATATCGTACGCCGGGGCGATACGGTGCAGTCGGTGGCCAATCGCTTCGATTTGACGGTGTTGGGTCTGGTTTCGGCCAATCCGGGCCTGCCCAGCCTGGATCGCCTCGAGGTCGGCTCCACCCTTTACATCCCCACCGGGGAGCCCGGCCTGCTGGTCCGCCTCAAGCCAGGCGAGACCATCCAGGATCTGGCCAGCCGCTTTGGGCTTTCGGTTGCCCAAGTAGCCAAGGCCAATGCGCTGAACTCGCCCACCGATGTGCAAGCAGGGGATCTGGTACTGCTGCCCGGTATACAGGCCAAGACCACCTACGACCGATTGCTGCAAATCCGCGAAGCGGAGCGCAAAGCCCGCGAAGAAGAAGAGCGCCGACTGGCCGAAGAACGTCGCCAGCGGGAGGAAGCCCGCCGCAAGCAGCAACAAGAGCAACGGCGCCTCGAGCAACAGGCCCGCGCACGCCAGCAGCAAGTCCAGAGCCAGCCCCGCCTGCGCCGGGCCAATGCCGTAGTAGCGGCAGCCGGGTACCGCTGGCCGATGACGAACTTCACCATCACCACCTACTATGGCCGCAGGGGGGTGTTCCAGCGCTTCCACACCGGCATAGACCTGGCTGCACCGACCGGTACCCCTATCTATGCAGCCAGGGCAGGCCAGGTCGATACGGCTGGCTGGAGCCGCTTCGGCTATGGTTTGCATGTCATCCTCGACCACGGTGGGGCTCAGGAGACCCTTTACGGCCACATGTCGCGCATTGCAGTGCGTCCGGGCCAGTGGGTCGCTCGGGGCGATTTGATTGGCTACGTGGGCTCGACGGGCTGGAGCACCGGCCCCCACCTCCACTTCGAAGTGCGGGTCGGCGGTGCAGCTCGTAACCCCATGGCCTATCTGCCTTGA
- the rho gene encoding transcription termination factor Rho, which yields MRRKAESQVPLSYQELSSRILPELHLLAAEAGIPNYKKLSKDELVMLLLSQEATEEGLAIAKGYLEISQDGYGFLQESLYTMESRTVIVSAGLIKQYQLRTGDYIVGKARPARENERYGTLMKVEAVNNLDPEAAARRPKFDDLIPQFPDRQIILETTGEESSNRVIDLLAPIGRGQRGLIVAPPKAGKTTLLKKVARAVLRNEPDIKVIVLLIDERPEEVTDFRESVEGADVIASTFDEPPQNHIRVAEFVHERSRRIVEEGGHVLILLDSITRLARANNLVTPPTGRTLSGGLDSAALHFPKRFLGAARNIRGGGSLTILATALVETGSRMDDVIFEEFKGTGNMELHLSRRLEERRIFPAIDILKSGTRREELLLGEDVIQKMWLLRKVLADMDPAEAMEMLLGRLSRTKTNKEFLATLGGK from the coding sequence ATCCGCCGCAAGGCCGAGAGCCAGGTACCCCTCAGCTACCAGGAACTCTCGAGCCGCATCCTGCCCGAGCTGCACCTGCTGGCCGCTGAGGCAGGCATTCCCAACTACAAAAAGCTCTCCAAAGATGAGCTGGTGATGCTCTTGCTATCGCAGGAGGCCACCGAGGAGGGCCTGGCCATTGCCAAAGGCTATCTGGAAATCAGCCAGGATGGCTATGGCTTCTTACAGGAAAGCCTCTACACCATGGAATCCCGCACGGTAATTGTCTCAGCGGGCCTGATTAAGCAATATCAGCTTCGTACGGGCGACTATATCGTGGGTAAGGCCCGTCCAGCACGTGAAAATGAGCGCTACGGCACCCTCATGAAGGTGGAAGCGGTTAACAACCTCGACCCCGAGGCCGCTGCCAGGCGCCCCAAGTTTGACGACCTGATCCCGCAGTTCCCCGACCGCCAGATCATCCTCGAGACTACCGGCGAGGAGTCTTCCAACCGAGTTATAGATCTGCTGGCTCCCATTGGGCGTGGCCAGCGCGGTTTGATTGTGGCCCCGCCTAAAGCCGGTAAAACCACCCTCTTGAAGAAGGTGGCCCGGGCCGTCTTGCGGAACGAACCCGATATCAAGGTGATCGTTTTGCTGATCGATGAACGACCCGAGGAGGTTACCGATTTTCGCGAGTCGGTGGAAGGGGCCGATGTGATTGCCTCGACCTTCGATGAACCCCCGCAAAACCACATCCGGGTAGCCGAATTCGTGCATGAGCGCAGCCGCCGGATCGTCGAAGAAGGGGGCCACGTACTGATCTTGCTGGATTCCATCACCCGTCTGGCCCGGGCCAATAACCTGGTCACCCCCCCTACCGGGCGCACCTTGTCGGGTGGGTTGGACTCGGCGGCGCTGCACTTCCCCAAGCGCTTTTTGGGGGCGGCCCGCAATATTCGGGGTGGCGGGTCGCTGACCATCCTGGCTACAGCCCTGGTCGAAACCGGCAGCCGCATGGACGATGTGATTTTTGAGGAGTTCAAGGGCACGGGCAATATGGAACTGCACCTTTCCCGTCGCCTGGAAGAACGCCGCATCTTCCCGGCCATTGACATCCTCAAGTCGGGCACCCGGCGCGAGGAGTTGCTTTTAGGCGAGGATGTCATACAGAAAATGTGGCTGTTGCGCAAGGTGTTGGCCGATATGGATCCGGCTGAAGCCATGGAAATGTTGTTGGGACGACTGTCTCGTACCAAGACCAACAAGGAGTTCCTTGCAACTTTGGGGGGAAAATAG
- the fsa gene encoding fructose-6-phosphate aldolase, which translates to MDLYLDTAEVNEIKEIAAWGVLAGVTTNPSLIAKSGRPLEPTIKEICEIVQGPVSAEVVSTTSADMVAEGRRLAAIDEHVVVKLPTTSEGLKACKILSGEGIRVNMTLVFSANQALLCAKAGAWCVSPFLGRIDDISWEGMDLIREIAELFQVQNLGTRILAASIRHPRHVTQAAMLGADIATMPAKVFQQLIKHPLTDLGLKAFLEDWARASARV; encoded by the coding sequence ATGGACTTATATCTGGATACTGCCGAGGTAAATGAAATCAAGGAAATCGCAGCCTGGGGCGTGCTGGCGGGCGTTACGACCAACCCTTCCTTGATAGCCAAGTCAGGTCGTCCGCTCGAGCCCACCATCAAAGAAATATGTGAGATCGTGCAGGGGCCGGTCTCGGCGGAAGTGGTTTCGACTACGTCAGCCGATATGGTGGCGGAAGGGCGCCGCCTGGCGGCTATCGACGAACATGTGGTGGTCAAACTTCCCACCACCAGCGAGGGGCTCAAGGCTTGCAAAATCCTCTCTGGCGAGGGTATCCGGGTAAATATGACCCTGGTGTTCTCGGCCAACCAGGCCCTCTTGTGTGCCAAGGCCGGGGCCTGGTGTGTTTCGCCTTTCCTGGGTCGTATCGACGACATCTCCTGGGAGGGCATGGACTTAATCCGCGAGATTGCCGAGCTGTTCCAGGTACAAAACCTCGGTACCCGCATCCTGGCGGCCTCGATTCGCCACCCCCGTCATGTGACCCAGGCCGCCATGCTGGGTGCCGACATCGCTACCATGCCTGCCAAGGTGTTTCAGCAACTCATCAAGCACCCCCTGACCGACTTGGGCCTCAAAGCTTTCCTGGAGGACTGGGCCAGGGCCAGCGCCAGGGTGTAG
- the ileS gene encoding isoleucine--tRNA ligase, with translation MVEEKKLFQEIKETNFPQLEENILAFWRDNHIFAKSDQKSAPKGEFVFYEGPPTANGKPAMHHVLARSFKDIFPRYKTMQGYHVTRKGGWDTHGLPVEIAVEKKLGVLGRKTLNRDEIAEFTRQCREWVFANIEDWNYFTERMGMWVDLENAYVTYHNSYIESVWNLLKRMWDKGMVVQDYKVVPLSPRISSTLSQNEIADGYREVDDPSVYVRFPLKLETTPKVVSDKLQAQGVRLLDLDNLAILVWTTTPWTLPSNTMAAVNPEMDYAVVRSPSVGHLIFAVEAVERLRELHKEDLEVLALLKGKDLEWWEYTPPFPEVCVELGVVKAQGEKRPDGKPVMHFVALADFVSAEDGSGVAHEAPVYGAEDLELSRQYGTPLLFGTNEYGIMQVTDERGKFFKEADKGLIRIMKERGVMYHAGQIRHRYPFHDRTGDPILYFAKPSWYIKTSNFRQALYNNNEKINWIPEHIKHGRFGNWLKDNVDWAISRERYWGTPLPFWVSEDGSEYVCVGSVKELSELVGRDLSNLDLHRPYVDEITFVKNGKTFRRVPEVLDVWFDSGAMPYAQWHLLLDQEGQPLPGTEENYRLWQRHFPADYICEAIDQTRGWFYSLHAISTLLYDQPCFKNVICLGHLVDEKGHKMSKSKGNVVEPLPMFDKYGADAVRWYLFTGSEPGEQKRFSERLVQEAQRGFLGTLWNVYSFFVLYANLDKPDLRNRPPVEARPEMDRWLVARQQQLIERVTATLDVYDARGAGKELEQFVEELSNWYVRRNRRRFWKNEDAADRESAYATLWEALVVVAQMAAPFTPFVAEALWQNLVRSVLPEAPESVHLSDWPKADSRLLDETLLTQMGAVVKVVGLARSARAISGIKTRMPLPRVLVTAPTEAELAGLRHFADEIAEELNVKQVEVLALGEELLTYRVLPNLPVMGKKYGKLVPAIRAALAELDSRMVAKTIKAGHGVRLELGTLDGSVISLAPEELLLEALSPEGYSAQEQDGYLAALEVRLDEQLLLEGLSRDLIRLVQQARKEMGLNVSDRIHLTYAAEGKYAESLVQFGPRLQEETLALSLVQAEPVGFITELSDEEGTVKFGLSKA, from the coding sequence ATGGTGGAGGAGAAAAAGCTATTCCAGGAGATTAAGGAAACCAACTTTCCCCAACTAGAAGAAAACATTCTCGCCTTCTGGCGCGACAACCACATTTTCGCCAAATCCGACCAGAAGTCCGCACCCAAGGGCGAATTTGTCTTTTACGAAGGCCCCCCAACGGCCAATGGCAAACCGGCCATGCACCACGTGCTGGCCCGTAGTTTCAAGGACATCTTTCCGCGCTACAAAACCATGCAAGGCTACCACGTCACCCGCAAGGGGGGCTGGGATACCCATGGCCTGCCGGTAGAAATTGCGGTGGAGAAAAAGCTAGGCGTGTTGGGCCGCAAAACCCTGAACCGTGATGAGATCGCGGAGTTTACCAGGCAGTGCCGCGAGTGGGTTTTTGCCAACATTGAGGACTGGAACTACTTTACCGAGCGAATGGGCATGTGGGTAGACCTGGAAAACGCCTACGTGACCTATCACAACAGCTACATCGAGTCGGTGTGGAATCTCCTGAAGCGCATGTGGGATAAAGGGATGGTGGTGCAGGACTACAAGGTAGTGCCGCTTTCACCGCGCATTTCCTCGACCCTCTCGCAAAACGAAATTGCCGATGGCTACCGCGAGGTGGACGACCCCAGCGTGTATGTGCGCTTCCCTCTAAAGCTGGAAACTACCCCCAAAGTGGTGAGCGATAAACTTCAGGCGCAAGGGGTGCGGCTCCTGGATCTGGATAACCTGGCCATTCTGGTATGGACGACAACGCCCTGGACGCTGCCTTCCAACACCATGGCTGCGGTAAATCCTGAGATGGACTACGCAGTGGTGCGCTCCCCTTCGGTGGGGCATCTGATTTTTGCAGTCGAGGCGGTGGAGCGGCTTCGCGAATTGCATAAAGAAGACCTCGAGGTGCTCGCCCTCCTCAAGGGGAAAGACCTGGAGTGGTGGGAGTACACCCCCCCTTTCCCCGAAGTGTGTGTGGAGCTGGGGGTTGTGAAGGCGCAGGGGGAAAAGCGGCCCGATGGCAAGCCGGTCATGCACTTTGTGGCCCTGGCCGACTTTGTGAGCGCCGAGGACGGTTCGGGGGTGGCCCACGAGGCCCCGGTCTACGGCGCAGAAGACCTCGAGCTTTCCCGTCAGTATGGTACGCCCCTCCTCTTCGGCACCAACGAGTACGGGATCATGCAGGTCACGGACGAGCGCGGCAAGTTTTTCAAGGAGGCCGACAAAGGACTCATTCGCATCATGAAGGAGCGGGGGGTCATGTACCACGCAGGCCAGATTCGCCACCGCTATCCCTTCCACGACCGCACCGGCGACCCCATCCTGTACTTTGCCAAGCCAAGCTGGTACATCAAGACCTCCAATTTCCGCCAGGCGCTCTACAACAACAACGAAAAGATCAACTGGATTCCCGAACACATCAAACACGGGCGATTCGGCAACTGGCTCAAGGACAACGTGGACTGGGCCATCAGCCGCGAGCGCTACTGGGGCACGCCGCTGCCCTTCTGGGTCTCGGAGGACGGCTCGGAGTACGTCTGCGTGGGAAGTGTAAAAGAGCTTTCGGAGCTGGTTGGGCGCGACCTTTCGAACCTCGACCTGCACCGCCCCTACGTGGACGAAATCACCTTTGTAAAAAACGGCAAAACCTTCCGCCGGGTGCCGGAGGTGCTCGATGTGTGGTTCGACTCCGGGGCCATGCCCTATGCCCAGTGGCATTTGCTGCTGGACCAAGAGGGCCAACCCCTCCCCGGCACCGAGGAGAACTATCGGCTCTGGCAGCGGCACTTTCCCGCCGATTACATCTGCGAGGCTATTGACCAGACTCGGGGCTGGTTCTACTCGCTGCACGCCATCTCTACCTTGCTCTATGACCAGCCCTGCTTCAAGAACGTCATCTGCTTAGGGCACCTGGTAGACGAGAAGGGTCACAAAATGTCCAAGAGCAAGGGCAATGTGGTGGAGCCCCTGCCTATGTTCGACAAGTACGGGGCCGACGCGGTGCGCTGGTACCTTTTTACCGGCTCCGAGCCCGGCGAGCAGAAGCGCTTCTCCGAGCGGCTGGTACAGGAGGCCCAGCGGGGCTTCCTGGGTACGCTGTGGAACGTCTACAGCTTCTTTGTGCTGTATGCGAACCTGGACAAGCCCGACCTGCGCAACCGCCCCCCGGTGGAGGCGCGGCCCGAGATGGATCGCTGGCTGGTGGCCCGCCAGCAGCAGCTTATCGAGCGGGTAACGGCAACGTTGGATGTTTACGATGCCAGAGGTGCGGGAAAGGAACTCGAGCAGTTTGTCGAGGAACTTTCCAACTGGTACGTGCGCCGCAACCGCCGCCGCTTCTGGAAAAACGAGGATGCCGCCGACCGGGAGTCGGCCTACGCTACGCTATGGGAAGCTCTGGTGGTGGTGGCCCAGATGGCTGCACCTTTCACTCCCTTTGTGGCCGAGGCCCTGTGGCAAAACCTGGTGCGTTCGGTTCTGCCTGAAGCCCCTGAATCGGTACACCTGTCGGATTGGCCCAAAGCCGACTCCAGGCTCCTGGACGAGACCCTGCTCACCCAGATGGGCGCGGTGGTAAAGGTGGTGGGGCTGGCCCGAAGTGCGCGGGCCATCAGCGGCATCAAGACCCGGATGCCCCTGCCCAGGGTACTGGTAACAGCCCCCACCGAGGCCGAACTAGCCGGACTGCGCCATTTTGCCGACGAAATTGCCGAAGAACTCAACGTCAAGCAGGTCGAGGTACTGGCCCTGGGGGAGGAGCTGCTCACCTACCGGGTACTGCCGAACCTGCCGGTGATGGGTAAGAAGTACGGCAAACTGGTTCCAGCGATTCGGGCTGCCCTGGCCGAACTTGACAGCAGGATGGTGGCGAAAACCATCAAGGCTGGGCATGGCGTCCGCCTCGAGTTGGGCACCCTGGATGGCTCTGTCATCAGCCTTGCCCCAGAAGAGCTGCTGCTGGAGGCCCTCTCGCCCGAAGGCTACTCAGCCCAGGAGCAGGATGGCTATCTGGCCGCGCTCGAGGTCAGGCTAGACGAGCAACTGCTGCTCGAGGGCCTGAGCCGCGACCTGATCCGCCTGGTGCAGCAGGCCCGCAAGGAAATGGGCCTGAATGTATCGGATCGCATTCACCTGACCTATGCTGCCGAGGGCAAATACGCCGAGTCGCTGGTGCAGTTTGGCCCCAGACTCCAGGAGGAAACCCTGGCCCTCTCGCTTGTCCAGGCTGAGCCGGTTGGCTTTATTACGGAACTATCCGATGAAGAGGGTACCGTCAAATTTGGGCTCAGCAAGGCCTGA
- a CDS encoding Xaa-Pro peptidase family protein, translated as MDFNLLLDKYNLNALFISSPHNVRYLSGFVEGKDAKIVITHSGATLITDGRYILEAGQQRLPHRILLKRTEMNRLLGEFFQGRIGIEAEHLSVATLESFKKDFPDLEFVSTYGIIEDQRKRKTPEEIAHIRKAAELADRGFEHILPFIKPGVREIEVALELEFFLRKNGSEGLAFGTTVASGERGARPHGGASERKIEPGELVTLDFGCVVGGYCSDMTRTVAVGKVSPELQRIYQAVLEAQTLALEAVAPGKKGQELDALARAHLTSRGYGEYFTHGLGHGVGLFIHEAPGLGQTSEDVLEAGNIITIEPGVYIPQVGGCRIEDLVLVSAQGHEILSKSPKHLIEL; from the coding sequence GTGGACTTCAACCTGCTGCTAGACAAATACAACCTCAATGCGCTTTTTATCTCTAGTCCCCACAATGTTCGCTACCTATCGGGCTTTGTTGAAGGCAAGGATGCCAAGATTGTTATTACCCACAGCGGCGCCACCCTGATCACCGACGGTCGTTACATTCTGGAAGCCGGCCAACAACGCCTTCCCCATCGCATCCTGCTGAAACGCACAGAGATGAACCGGCTGCTTGGCGAGTTCTTTCAGGGTCGGATCGGCATCGAGGCCGAACACCTGAGCGTGGCCACCCTGGAAAGCTTTAAGAAGGACTTTCCAGACCTCGAGTTCGTCTCTACCTACGGAATTATCGAAGACCAGCGCAAGCGTAAAACCCCTGAGGAAATTGCTCATATTCGCAAAGCTGCCGAACTGGCCGACCGGGGTTTTGAGCATATCTTGCCTTTCATTAAACCTGGTGTGCGCGAGATCGAAGTGGCGCTGGAGCTCGAGTTCTTCCTGCGCAAGAACGGCTCCGAAGGACTGGCCTTTGGTACGACCGTGGCCTCGGGGGAGCGTGGCGCCAGGCCACACGGGGGGGCCAGCGAACGCAAAATAGAGCCGGGGGAGCTGGTCACACTGGATTTTGGCTGTGTGGTGGGCGGCTACTGCTCCGACATGACCCGCACTGTGGCGGTGGGCAAGGTTTCGCCAGAGCTCCAGCGCATTTATCAGGCTGTACTCGAGGCCCAAACACTTGCGCTCGAGGCCGTTGCCCCGGGTAAGAAGGGCCAGGAGCTTGATGCGCTGGCCCGAGCGCACCTCACCAGCCGGGGCTACGGCGAATACTTCACCCACGGGCTGGGGCACGGGGTGGGCCTGTTTATTCACGAGGCGCCCGGTCTGGGCCAGACCTCGGAGGATGTACTCGAGGCCGGTAACATAATCACCATCGAACCGGGGGTCTATATCCCCCAGGTGGGCGGTTGCCGCATTGAAGACCTGGTATTGGTCAGCGCACAGGGGCACGAAATCCTTTCCAAAAGCCCCAAACACTTGATCGAGCTATGA
- a CDS encoding septal ring lytic transglycosylase RlpA family protein: MRRWLALLLFCGLTWGQGYVVQPGDTLERIARLFQVSVAELMMLNGLIEDPLPVGLELEIPASNWDPMNLEVLPLPDPVQETAPALWVFIRPPLAPEEPKAPGSAAGSIQQGWASWYGPRFHGRRTANGERFNKFHLTAAHRTLPFNTRVRVTNLQNGRSIVVRINDRGPYIRGRIIDLSYAAARQLGMHLRGVIQVKVEILR; this comes from the coding sequence ATGAGACGCTGGCTTGCCCTGTTGTTGTTTTGCGGACTGACCTGGGGACAGGGGTATGTGGTCCAGCCCGGCGATACGCTGGAGCGAATTGCCCGTTTGTTCCAGGTGAGTGTAGCCGAGCTGATGATGCTCAACGGCCTGATCGAAGACCCCCTGCCCGTCGGGCTGGAGCTGGAAATTCCTGCATCGAACTGGGACCCAATGAACCTGGAGGTGCTCCCCCTGCCCGACCCCGTTCAAGAAACAGCGCCGGCTCTGTGGGTCTTCATCCGTCCGCCCCTGGCCCCGGAGGAACCCAAAGCGCCCGGTTCTGCGGCCGGTTCGATTCAGCAGGGCTGGGCCTCCTGGTACGGGCCCCGGTTTCATGGCCGCCGTACCGCCAACGGGGAGCGATTCAACAAGTTTCATCTGACCGCTGCCCATCGCACCCTGCCCTTCAACACCCGAGTTCGAGTGACCAACCTGCAAAATGGTCGAAGCATCGTAGTGCGCATCAACGACCGGGGCCCTTATATTCGCGGCCGGATCATAGACCTCTCTTATGCTGCTGCACGACAGCTAGGAATGCATCTGCGCGGGGTTATTCAGGTAAAGGTGGAGATCCTCAGGTGA
- a CDS encoding deoxyribonuclease IV → MKYGFHVSIAGKLGVAGAAEEAHLLGLSAIQIFAKSPRSWKTRSLKAGEVEGFRARKENLGGLPTVIHASYLVNLAAEGELWEKSVFSLADDLAKAQMLGIEYVVVHPGSGPAEKARTGALKARELAGLGRNGPWLLLENTAGGGEKLGANLHTLAELVEGTSLGVCFDTCHAFAAGYNLAEALEALEQTIGLQRVPVIHLNDSVGERGSQIDHHANLMEGKIGEELMDFVLDLRLKDKIFIMETPRGTLEDAHNLRVLRGWLGLSESLS, encoded by the coding sequence GTGAAATACGGTTTTCATGTGTCCATTGCCGGCAAGCTGGGCGTTGCCGGGGCCGCCGAGGAGGCCCACCTGCTCGGCCTGAGCGCTATTCAGATTTTTGCCAAAAGCCCGCGCAGTTGGAAAACCCGCAGCTTGAAAGCAGGCGAGGTCGAGGGCTTTAGAGCCCGTAAGGAGAACCTGGGCGGCTTGCCCACGGTCATTCACGCTTCTTATTTAGTGAACCTGGCCGCCGAGGGCGAACTATGGGAAAAAAGTGTGTTCAGCCTCGCCGACGACCTGGCCAAAGCCCAGATGCTGGGCATCGAGTATGTGGTGGTGCATCCGGGTTCGGGGCCCGCCGAAAAAGCCAGGACAGGTGCTTTGAAAGCCCGCGAACTGGCTGGACTCGGTAGAAACGGGCCCTGGCTGTTGCTCGAGAACACCGCGGGGGGGGGCGAAAAGCTGGGGGCTAACCTGCACACCCTGGCCGAGCTGGTCGAGGGTACTTCGCTCGGGGTTTGTTTCGACACCTGCCATGCCTTTGCCGCCGGCTACAACCTTGCAGAAGCCCTGGAGGCGCTCGAGCAGACCATTGGCCTGCAGCGGGTACCGGTAATCCATCTCAACGATTCGGTGGGCGAACGGGGTTCACAGATTGACCACCACGCCAACCTGATGGAAGGCAAGATTGGCGAGGAGCTTATGGACTTTGTACTCGACCTCCGCCTTAAGGACAAGATTTTCATCATGGAAACCCCGCGTGGCACCCTCGAGGATGCCCACAACCTGCGGGTTTTGCGCGGATGGCTGGGTTTGTCAGAGTCGCTCTCTTGA